The following is a genomic window from Bacillus paramycoides.
AGGAAAACCGCCAATAACATTTGGAATCCTTCCGTTTGGCGTACGCCCCATCGCTTCAATTCCACCGTCTACGATTCCGATAACAATTCCTTTCCCTTTAAATCCTTGTCTCCAAAGTTGATCAACACCTAAGTAAGCAGCCACATCTAAAGGATTGCCTTTAGCCGTTTCTGTATTACAATCAACACTCCCATGCATTATAGGGGTATCCGTAACAGTTCCCGTAGCAAAACAATTGGAAAACGGAGCAATTGGTGTGTCTAAGTAAACATCAATTACATCTACCTGTGATTTTATTTCTTCGATTTTCTCTTTTTTGATAGTTCCACGAACAAGTACGGCTTTTTCCATATTTACAGACATATCTACCATTAAATCATCCTTCGGTTGTATATGAACTGGCTGAAATTCACGATCTATGTAGAATCCATATCTATCCAATGTAGATTCTGCAGTAGACATTGCAAGACTTGGAGTGGTATCTTGGGACATACGAATCTCAACAAGAACATGAGCAATTTCTTGTTGAGATTCGTTATTTTCTGACATTGTTGCACTTCCGAGATAATCATTCATATTAAAATTTGTCATTTCTTTATTCCTCCGATTAATTATTTTGTCAAACGTATCAATCGGGTTAGATGTGAATGGTGGGCATTGAGTCCTAACCGAAGAGTTAGATGTCATTACAGATTCTTCTGTAAAACTATTGGAAAATGGGGCAATCGATGTGTCTAAGTAAACATCAATAATATTTGGTTGTGATTTTATTTCTTCTATCATCCTTTTTTCAATAATTCCACAAACGATTACAGTTTTATCCTCAGCTTCATACATATCGAGATGTTTCACTGGCTTTATGTTAACCGGGGCGAATTTACGATCTATTTTGAATCCAAATCTATCCAAGGCGGATTCTGTAGCAAAGGTCGGATTGACGTCTTTGGGCATACGTATTTCAACAAGAACACGAACAATTTCTTTTTCATTTGAAGAGTTATTTTCTAAACGTAGATTACTGTTCATATTTGAAAAAGAATCGGTATTATTTTGTGTACATTTGGGGTATTCATTCGTATCAAAGTCTTTATTTACATTCCAATTAGTCAATTTGTCGAATGCCTTCTTTGCTTGAATCATCCCCGCTCCGGCGTATGTATCCCATCCCAAGGTTCCTAAATCTTTTGCTGTTTCGATGAGTCCTTGCTTCACCAGTTTTGGTGAAAGTAACGGATTGGCCTGCTTACATAATGCGGCAACCCCTGATACGATTGGACATGCAGCTGAAGTACCAGACTCTATAAGCGGATGATATCCTTTAAAATGAACTGGTGCACATAAATCTGGTTTGTGGGGATCTAACGCTGCAGGTCCCTGACTGCTGTATGTGGCTATATTTTCTTCAAGGTCAGCAGCTCCGACGGTTATGACTAATGGATGACCATTTGCTCCCCAAATATCCTTGCCTCCACCGACATTTCCATTGCAAGTAGCGTCTGAATGACCACAAGGTTCTCCGCAGTTCCCTGCTGAAAATAATACTACGATTCCTTCCTCAATGGCTTCTGCCACGATACGATTAAATGGATGATTGAGATTTGTTGCATAATCCATACATTCGGTTGGATCGAAAATTCCCCAACTGTTAGATAAAATTTGTGGTGTGCCATCCTTGCGGTAACGCTCAATTGCCCAATGATAAGCGGCAAGCGCATTTGATAAAAGGGCCTCTGGTTTTTCATTTATGATTTCGGCAATCCGTAAATCATAAAGGTTCACTTCTGGTGCAATAAACAACACATCACTTGCAGTCATATTTCCGTGAAACGGCCAAGATGACTTTTGCCCCCAATTTTCTGTTGGAAAACCGTCGATTACCCGGTTAACCTGCCCATTTTTCGCTCTCCCTACGGCTTCGATTCCGCCATCAACAATTCCTACAACAACTCCTTTCCCTGTGTACCCATTACACCAAATTTCATGAGCTCCAAGATAGCGTACTACATCGGAAACAGTACCTGTCAGTTTTGGTATAGAGGTACAGATTGAGTTGTTTTGCGGGGGCATTTCAGGAACAAATGGTTTAATCACGGGGTCTGAATATATTCCCAAAACTTTTTCGTGAGCCCTTAGTTGATCCATATCCTCTCCCAAAATCTTTCCACGAATAATCACACCACTTTCATGAATTGATTCCATGGCTGGCCCCTCTCCTTGTGTATACGGCAAGGGGATTGGGCTGAAACTAAAATCTCTCTGAAATCCATTCAGACCAAAAGGATTGGAATCTCGTGCTAAGAAGAAATGATCATCTTCATGAGAGACACGCATTTCAATCATGACTGGAATTAAACGATTATTATCTGATTCCATATAAATCTCTCCTTTTATTCTATCTATTAATTTATTCATATAATTATTGAACCCAATTAGGTTTTAATTTATTCACATAATTATTGAACCCAATTAGGTTTTAATTTATTCACATAATTATTGAACCCAATTAGGTTTTAATTTATTCCGTCTGAGCAGGGGATTTTAATTTAGTACCAAGGTGTATAAACAGCTGTTGGATGGAAAGACTGAATTTGTAATTAAATGAAATATAAATGTTAGGGGGAAATATTATTGAAAACTGGTTTATTAAAAAACATAGAGCTTATGGTTTTTCGGTCGAATCCAAATTATGGGATTGCTATGCTTGACCAATTACCTTTTCAAATAAAACAATTGTTCACTCATTTAGAGAATGATGAGAACCATTATGCTATTCTTTATCCGTTTTATTCATTTCAACTTGAAATAAAATCTATTTGTAAAAATACAGCTTTGCTTTTCTATACTCTGCAACAGCCAGGCATTCTACCTTCTAGTTTTAAAGCATTGTTTGGAGAAAACTCACTAGAATTAATCGCTAAGATGGTTCTAGACGGAATTTTAGAAATCCAGAATAATGGCTCTTTTATTTCTGGAACAGCTGCGTATCCACTCCTTTACGAATCTATTTTTGAAGAAAAAATAGATTCTTTAATCCCTAGACTATCTATTGAGGCTTTGAAACACGGTGATTTACTCGAAGGAGCCGATTATAATACGTTAATAGCACGTATGTACTTCTATAATCGGATTCCCAACTCGCCAGAATGGGAAAAAAAATATCCATCTCCCGAATCTGTTTTAAAAACTTTAGGTCTTGATAACGGGGGGAATTTTCAGTCCCGATTTGATCAAAAATGGTCTTACCATAAGCAAAAGACAATTCAGTCTGGTTGGTTATCGTTTTCTGCTAAAGAGAAACGCTCTTCCCAAACAGAAAACCAGAGTAAGTTCAAATTGTATATCAGCCCTTTTCCAAAACCTTCTCTAATACGAGAGGTCTTCCAAGCAACAGCAGACGTACTTGGAGATATGAACGTACAGAATTTTAAGATTGGTCAAGATGTGATTGGCTTATTGAGACCAGATAAAATGGTTGCTTACTTTTCAAATTTTGAAGATTGTGAGGAAGCTGCTCTTCGTATTCGACAAAAAATAGAAGGTACACCTGCCCATGGCGTACCATTTACTGCTGATTTTTCTAACGATGGTTTACTTTCATGGGGAATGGATCCACCAATAGACATGCTATGGGGGCGTTTCAGTTGGCGTCTATGGATAATTTCCCAACTTACTAATTTCCTTTTCGAAGCAAAATTATATCCAACAACCAACGTAGAACCTTGGAAATATGCACTTGAACGTTTACAAAACATGGGCATTGATTCTTCAACATGGGCTCCACCTCATCATTTATTTACTAATACTTTATCTGGAGGTATTAATCATGGATTTTCAAGAGGCTTTAATATTACCTGAGGATGTGGAACTCACACCTGTAAAAGAGCTTCCTGCCGATATAAGAGCTAAAGTGCAGGGTAGTGAGGACTCTTATGTAATATCCCGTCCACGCTCTCGAACTCAGTCAACAATCGTTGACCCGGAAGGCGCTGCACTGCTCAAAGAGTTCCGAAGTTCAATGACTATTTACGATGCGGTTACCCGCTACAGCAAATTGAAAAAAAAAGATCCCAATAAAATTATGGAGCTGGCCTTTCCCTTGCTTATGAACTTTAAGAATTGGAACATTCTCGTACCGTCTAATTCGGAGCAGGCCAAACCAATACAACCATCGTTTCCTGAGGGATACCAGTTTAACGAACTCGAGTTAGATAAGTGCATTCAACTGGTGGAAGACAGTGAAATTTATCAAGCGAAAGATAAAGAGGGCAATCTGCTGGCACTTAAAATTATGCGTCCTTGTCATAACAATAAAATTAATCAAGTGTATGAGCGGGAAACGACTATCCTAAAACATCTGGATGGTACGTTTACTCCAAAATATATTACCGGTGGGGTCACTGAGAATCGCAGCTATATTGTAATGGAATTATGCTCAGGTGAGCATGTATCCAGAGTAGCAAAACGATTTCGCGAACTTCCTATAAAAGAAAGTCGTAATAAACTTCTGGAGCTTTGCAAAAAAATTGTATCAGCGTATGTTCATCTACATACAAATAATGTTATTCACGGAGATGTCCATCAAGGAAATCTTCTGTTCGAGGAAGAAGGTTCCCTAAAAGTAATCGATTTTGGTCTGGGTAGACTTGAAGGTACAGATAAAGATTTTTATCAACCATTCTGCGGAGGACATTTATTTTATTCTTCACCCGAGTATACAAGGCATGAACAGATAACACCTAGCGAACGGAAAGCAACATTTGCTTCGGAACAATATTCACTAGCAGCCATGCTGTACTTCCTCATCATCGGTGAACATTATCAAAAATTTTCGTATGATCGTAACGAATTGTTCCGACAAATACGTGAGGGAAGTATGTTATCCTTTACCGAATACGGGCAAGAACCTTGGCCGGAAATGGAAGAAATTTTACAAAAAGCCTTACATAAAGAGCCTGCTGGGCGTTTCCCTTCTATGGCTCATTTAGCTAAACAATTAAACCAAGTAAGGGTAGATACGGAGTCTTTTATACCAATAGAAAAAGATACTATTAAAAAAAACGAATATATAGATTTTAATCATGCTCGCAAATTTTTAGATAATATTCTTAAAAGAATCGATACTCCATCGGAAAGCTTGTTCGCTGTCACAGCTGGAATGCCACTACCATTATGCTCTACACACAGTGGGATGAATGGGATTGCCTATGCACTATATCGTATTGCAAGTATCCAGGGTGATGCCCATTTACTGGCATTGTCAGATCGTTGGCTTCACAAAACGATTGCTAGTATGGGACAGTCTAACGCCTTTTATACTAATACGAATCAGCTCACCCCTGAGGTATTAGGTCGCGTTTCTCCGTTCCATACTCCAAGTGGGATTTATATGGTGCAAGCACTCATCAGTCATGCTATGGGGGATTTTGTAACACAGCAGTCCGCTCTTGACAAATTTGTAATGACATCTTCTGTTCCTTGCGATAATTTGGATCTCACACTTGGAAAAGCAAGCACGCTTCTTGCTTGCTCGATTTTAATGGATATAACGCATGACAATAAATTATTAAACAACAGTTCTTTGCTTGCACTAGGTGATACAATTTTGCAAAGCTTATGGGAAAAATTAAATCGTTACCCTACGATTCGGGACTGTCCAGAAATGAAATATTTAGGTATCGCACACGGATGGGCTGGTGTAATGTATGCCACCATGCGCTGGTGTCAGTCAACATGCAAACCTATTCCTAATTTTATCCCGGTTCGTCTACGTGAATTAGCAGAACTGGGGGAACCTGCAGGCCGCGGGTTACGCTGGAAAAGCATTTTGTCGGATCAAGAAATTCCTTACAATTATATGTCAGGATGGTGTAATGGAACCGCTGGAATGGTTCATTTGTGGACTCTCGCTCACCAAATGCTCAAAGAGAAAACGTACCTCGATCTGGCAGAAAAGTCGGCTTGGAACGTATGGGAAGAGCCTGCTGAGATTATTGGACTTTGTTGTGGACACGCTGGTCAAGCTTACTCTCTACTTAATTTATATAAGCACACTGGTGAAGAGATTTGGCTTCAGCGAGCCCAAGAATTGATGTTAAAAGGAGTTCACACAGCTACTTCAGATCCACAAGAATTGCCCAATAGCCTATTTAGAGGTGAAATTGGTTTAGCCGTATTAATCGCTGATCTCGCAAAACCAGAATCAGCTTGTATGCCTTTATTTGAAGTAGAGGGATGGAGAGACCAAAGCTGATGAAATTAAATATGGAACAAATAACATTGGAGGTGTTAGTTCTATGTAAATGTATTTACTTTAATGGTTTGTTAAATTTTTCCTAGAGAGTATATTACATTAAATATATACTAATACTTTTTGTGTAGTTTCCCTGCAGGTGACTTCAATAAAAATGCTGAAAGGATGTTAATATGCAAAACTTTAATTGGTCAAATCTTTGCAACGGTGGACAAAATGCGGGACAGGGTTTCACTGCTAATCCGATTGCAACTAATATTTCAGCTGGTGGTCAATGCCTACCGGTAATCTCTGTTGTAACGCCTCTGACACCATTGATTTCTCAATTGGTGTGTAACGGTGGACAAAATGCGGGGCAGGGTTTCACTGCTAATCCGATTGCAACTAATATTTCAGCTGGTGGTCAATGCCTACCGATAGTTTCTGTTGTAACGCCTCTGACACCATTGATTTCTCAATTGGTGTGTAACGGTGGACAAAATGCGGGGCAGGGTTTCACTGCTAATCCGATTGCAACTAATATTTCGGCTGGTGGTCAATGCCTACCGATAGTTTCTTGCCCAATTATCAGCAGAGATCCAATTCTTTCTTTAGTACTTTGCAATGGTGGACAAAATGCGGGACAGGATTTCACTGCTAATCCGATTGCAACTAATATTTCAGCTGGTGGTCAATGCCTACCGATAGTTTCTGTTGTAACGCCTCTGACACCATTGATTTCTCAATTGGTGTGTAACGGTGGACAAAATGCGGGGCAGGGTTTCACTGCTAATCCGATTGCAACTAATATTTCGGCTGGTGGTCAATGCCTACCGATAGTTTCTTGCCCAATTATCAGCAGAGATCCAATTCTTTCTTTAGTACTTTGCAATGGTGGACAAAATGCGGGACAGGATTTCACTGCTAATCCGATTGCAACTAATATTTCAGCTGGTGGTCAATGCCTACCGATAGTTTCTGTTGTAACGCCTCTGACACCATTGATTTCTCAATTGGTGTGTAACGGTGGACAAAATGCGGGGCAGGGTTTCACTGCTAATCCGATTGCAACTAATATTTCGGCTGGTGGTCAATGCCTACCGATAGTTTCTTGCCCAATTATCAGCAGAGATCCAATTCTTTCTTTAGTACTTTGCAATGGTGGACAAAATGCGGGACAGGGTTTCACTGCTAATCCGATTGCAACTAATATTTCAGCTGGTGGTCAATGCCTACCGATAGTTTCTGTTGTAACGCCTCTGACACCATTGATTTCTCAATTGGTGTGTAACGGTGGACAAAATGCGGGGCAGGGTTTCACTGCTAATCCGATTGCAACTAATATTTCGGCTGGTGGTCAATGCCTACCGATAGTTTCTTGCCCAATTATCAGCAGAGATCCAATTCTTTCTTTAGTACTTTGCAATGGTGGACAAAATGCGGGACAGGATTTCACTGCTAATCCGATTGCAACTAATATTTCAGCTGGTGGTCAATGCCTACCGATAGTTTCTGTTGTAACGCCTCTGACACCATTGATTTCTCAATTGGTGTGTAACGGTGGACAAAATGCGGGGCAGGGTTTCACTGCTAATCCGATTGCAACTAATATTTCGGCTGGTGGTCAATGCCTACCGATAGTTTCTTGCCCAATTATCAGCAGAGATCCAATTCTTTCTTTAGTACTTTGCAATGGTGGACAAAATGCGGGACAGGATT
Proteins encoded in this region:
- a CDS encoding S8 family serine peptidase, coding for MPPQNNSICTSIPKLTGTVSDVVRYLGAHEIWCNGYTGKGVVVGIVDGGIEAVGRAKNGQVNRVIDGFPTENWGQKSSWPFHGNMTASDVLFIAPEVNLYDLRIAEIINEKPEALLSNALAAYHWAIERYRKDGTPQILSNSWGIFDPTECMDYATNLNHPFNRIVAEAIEEGIVVLFSAGNCGEPCGHSDATCNGNVGGGKDIWGANGHPLVITVGAADLEENIATYSSQGPAALDPHKPDLCAPVHFKGYHPLIESGTSAACPIVSGVAALCKQANPLLSPKLVKQGLIETAKDLGTLGWDTYAGAGMIQAKKAFDKLTNWNVNKDFDTNEYPKCTQNNTDSFSNMNSNLRLENNSSNEKEIVRVLVEIRMPKDVNPTFATESALDRFGFKIDRKFAPVNIKPVKHLDMYEAEDKTVIVCGIIEKRMIEEIKSQPNIIDVYLDTSIAPFSNSFTEESVMTSNSSVRTQCPPFTSNPIDTFDKIINRRNKEMTNFNMNDYLGSATMSENNESQQEIAHVLVEIRMSQDTTPSLAMSTAESTLDRYGFYIDREFQPVHIQPKDDLMVDMSVNMEKAVLVRGTIKKEKIEEIKSQVDVIDVYLDTPIAPFSNCFATGTVTDTPIMHGSVDCNTETAKGNPLDVAAYLGVDQLWRQGFKGKGIVIGIVDGGIEAMGRTPNGRIPNVIGGFPIDSWGMGAYWDKHGNMTATDALLMAPETQLYDLRIADPNNSIPAMISNAIQAYSWAINQHRLNGTPHILSNSWGIYQKAWDERYATEPNHPFTRMVVEAIKEGILVLFSAGNCGQLCSDFRCQNDIGAGKSIWGANGHPSVMTVGAANIEEKLLGYSSIGPAALEQKKPDFCGIAQFNVNNVIHKGTSTACPIAAGVVGLLKQARPTLTQDQAKQALMKTAKSIGGEGWNTYSGSGIIQAKAAFDQMSKEEGQKWGTVENLGGRIIHVPAAVLTDEKKMDVFAVGFDCALWHKSWNQNSWSDWDKIDGSCLSAPSAVARTADKIDVFVLGPDNAVWHKELGIGVSKEWTSIGGLCQYGVAVSSWCENRLDIFAVGLDSAMWHKYWDGKEWSKWESIGGVCLSAPVAVSRGTNQIDIFVIGLESKLNHISWNGSVWSSWSELGETPIQGVSVSSSSANRLEIFAVGKDDIVLQKVCNNSEWSDWIATPFVSVGTPVVSFRENGTAEIFMRSNSSNLLHSSTKV
- a CDS encoding lanthionine synthetase LanC family protein gives rise to the protein MDFQEALILPEDVELTPVKELPADIRAKVQGSEDSYVISRPRSRTQSTIVDPEGAALLKEFRSSMTIYDAVTRYSKLKKKDPNKIMELAFPLLMNFKNWNILVPSNSEQAKPIQPSFPEGYQFNELELDKCIQLVEDSEIYQAKDKEGNLLALKIMRPCHNNKINQVYERETTILKHLDGTFTPKYITGGVTENRSYIVMELCSGEHVSRVAKRFRELPIKESRNKLLELCKKIVSAYVHLHTNNVIHGDVHQGNLLFEEEGSLKVIDFGLGRLEGTDKDFYQPFCGGHLFYSSPEYTRHEQITPSERKATFASEQYSLAAMLYFLIIGEHYQKFSYDRNELFRQIREGSMLSFTEYGQEPWPEMEEILQKALHKEPAGRFPSMAHLAKQLNQVRVDTESFIPIEKDTIKKNEYIDFNHARKFLDNILKRIDTPSESLFAVTAGMPLPLCSTHSGMNGIAYALYRIASIQGDAHLLALSDRWLHKTIASMGQSNAFYTNTNQLTPEVLGRVSPFHTPSGIYMVQALISHAMGDFVTQQSALDKFVMTSSVPCDNLDLTLGKASTLLACSILMDITHDNKLLNNSSLLALGDTILQSLWEKLNRYPTIRDCPEMKYLGIAHGWAGVMYATMRWCQSTCKPIPNFIPVRLRELAELGEPAGRGLRWKSILSDQEIPYNYMSGWCNGTAGMVHLWTLAHQMLKEKTYLDLAEKSAWNVWEEPAEIIGLCCGHAGQAYSLLNLYKHTGEEIWLQRAQELMLKGVHTATSDPQELPNSLFRGEIGLAVLIADLAKPESACMPLFEVEGWRDQS